In the Bombus fervidus isolate BK054 chromosome 13, iyBomFerv1, whole genome shotgun sequence genome, TAATTTGGAAATGCATGAAGTGTCTGTAAACTCCGGTTTCAAACGTTAGTGCGTGGTGTTTGTGTTATAATTGttgttattctttcttttatcaagCGGCGTGACTGAGAAATTGAATGTAGCATGCCGCAGTTTcataaaatcgaaataaataggACCGAATGGGAGGTTCCGGAACGATACCAAATGCTCACGCCAGTGGGATCAGGAGCTTATGGTCAGGTCTGGTAAGAATTCAGAAAAACAATTCcaacataaatttatatgtttcaaTAATTGCATAATACCATCTTAATCTCATATATCTTTTAGATTGTTCCTTATTCGGGAACCTGTCTAAAATGTTTAAACGATCCCGCTCCATATCTCGTTAATAATTTAAGATTTGGTTGCGACCATGAACCAATCATAACCTTGACATTTCTACGATCGTTCATTATGCCATTTAAAATcgtatatacacatatgtcattctttcttttttcttattttgtaatttagatTTTAACGAGATTATCAATACGTAAATGTTACGATTGCGGCAGCTCGTGCAAGTATCTCGTGCACCGTCGCATTCTACATCATGGGCCAAactaaaattagaattatttgaCAATGCTTTTCCGCGAAGATGAATTTAATGAGATGTATTATACCCGAATTTCCCCGGTGAAACATTTCACAGAACTTCCACTTGGATTTAATAATTGattagtaaatttatattaactcctactttattatttaattctttaagtACATGAAATACATTGTGTTTTCTAGAAAGATAAATCCTCTTATGATCATAAAAGAAGattgatatatacatattcatatattatataattttaaataattatgtttaaGTTAGTTATTAAGATTTAAGTTTATTATTGTAATGTAAActgtaatatgtatgtatttattgaTTCCCTTCTGAATTACAAGAATTTCTACTTccttattataaatatacattcacATAATCTTACAACtgagtatttatatattatatatatttttattttattctatgtaAATCATAGTAGAAACTGGATTAAggaatcatatatatatttttagttcgGCAGTTGACACAAAAACTGGACAGAAAGTAGCAATAAAAAAGTTAGCCAGACCATTCCAATCAGCTGTGCATGCAAAACGCACATACAGGGAACTTCGTATGTTGAAGCATATGAATCATGAAAATGTGAGTACACAAATGTGGATTATATATAAGTTTAATATATCTTTGAAGTTGGCATTGTAGAAATTAATGGATTTAGAAACTTTATCTTGTTACTAAATTTAGGGACAACTATGTTCTGTATAGTGAGTTCCATCATGTTATTATTGACCTGTACAAATCAAAATCAATGAGTTTTACAATgaaataatcatataattcaTTACAGGTAATTGGTTTACTGGATGTATTtcatccttcttcttctttagaAGATTTTCAGCAGGTGTAAGTGCTTTTATGTACTTCTATAATGTTGATTATCTCTTTTCAACCCCTTGATTATGACTCCTTATCATGTTTTAGTAATCACATGTACTTTTAATAGATATTTAGTCACGCATCTGATGGGTGCAGATCTCAATAATATTGTAAGAACTCAGAAACTTTCGGATGATCATGTACAGTTTCTTGTATATCAAATCCTTCGTGGTCTCAAATATATTCATTCTGCGAGTATAATACACAGGGTAAAGTAGCATAATTGATAACAacaatttaaatgtaatatagaATACTTTAAATACATTCTTGTCAAATTTAGGATTTGAAACCTTCTAATATAGCTGTGAATGAAGATTGTGAGCtgaaaattttagattttggATTAGCCAGACCTACAGAAAATGAAATGACTGGTTATGTTGCTACAAGGTGGTATAGAGCTCCAGAAATTATGCTTAATTGGATGCATTATAATCAAACAGGtggttattatttttctttttgcaaatatcttataatacacaatagtataatatttatgctTTTTAGTTGATATATGGTCTGTTGGATGTATAATGGCCGAGCTATTAACGGGGAGAACGTTATTTCCGGGAACAGATCGTATCCTTTTTACAACCAATCATGCTTTTTATAATTCCTCTTAATATCAATGTCTAATATTCAAGTTTGTTGTTTGTGGTTTTCATCTAATTATGTTGTACTTGTATGCACATAAAACTTCTTTCACAATTCATCTtcaatgaatattataaatctttaACCATCTTTAACCATCTCAGAATTAAAAGATATGCTTTTCGCTAAGGCTCTACATGGCTTCTTTCCTGCTTTAAAATGTTCAGTTATTTTACTAATATGTTAATTACATAGTATTTTATTTGTCAGTTggcaaaaaatgttttaatttagCTTCTGTTTGATAGCAAGGGAAATTAGcttttattttacaagtaaaaattcattcagatatgtatataatttttaatatgctTCAATGCACGAAATTGTTTGTcgtatttatgtaataatcaAAGTATCCATATAGTGAAAGTAGAAAAAGGTGTGGTGGAACCTTAGCAAGAGCAGATATACACCAACTGAACTTAATAATGGAGATACTGGGTACTCCACGTGACGAGTTTATGCAAAAAATATCGTCAGAGTCGgtaagtaatttttaaattgttaaataagaatttatccATAGAAAAAGCCTAAATAATGCATGCTGCTCATTTATAGCGTGTTACAATTTAATTGCCTCGCATGTTACAtgtttttttatcaatatttccctgattaataaatttcactatatatatatatatatatatataactaaaatgaaagaattatcttcataatatttacaaatttgtttGGTGAATATATGTTAtttccatatatatattataactcGTACTTTGGAATGCTAACAAATGCTTCAAATAATTACAACCATAATTCATATTACATTACTTTAAGTTTTTCCTACTcctgtataataaattatgctTCAAACATACCTTAACTTTAAGCAGACATTGATCATCTAACACGAGTTTTAGTACTCTGTGGTACACCCACAGAGGAAACTTTAAGCAAAATTACCAGCCAAGaggtaattttttttttagataaatattttttgcaatctttcttaattattttttttatgaattaaaattttttacattatttattcgcattttataattctttccataatattaaaaataattttgtctaTAATATGATTTTGCTTTGAAgtttaaaatataagataatattaatattaaaagagctacaaaaaaagtataatatgagttataacaaaaatatgtaacgCATTTATGAGGTATTACATACACAATttttgaagaatattttcatgaaatattgtataaatttcaaatattgaaataatacaaattatatgtaaaaactgaaaattaataagtaaaaatattgttttaggCGAGAAACTATATACAAAGTTTACCTCcactaaaaaaaaagaacttcaAAGAAGTATTTCGCGGGGCCAATCCTTTAGGTAATTACCGAATTTAAAAAGTcttctaaattaaaattatttttagaaattaaattaacatattttttattacttttcagCTATAGATTTACTTGAATTAATGTTAGAACTAGATGCAGAGAAACGAATTACAGCAGAACAAGCTTTAGCTCACCCATATCTTGCACAGTATGCTGATCCAACTGATGAACCAGTATCTTTACCATATGATCAAAGTTTTGAAGATATGGATTTACCTGTTGAAAAATGGAAAGGTATATGTTTccattgtaatatatatatgtatattttataaatagtcattaatatattactaacgcggtaattcatttttattatttgtagaaCTTGTTTATCATgaagttataaattttgtaccTCAACAATTACCTGCAATGGCTTCGACGATTGAGTCTTCTTCGTAAGCTTACGTCGATAGCACAAATAATATAGTAAGATAAGTAAGATAATACAGTAAGATAATCTTAACAatgaataattatgaaaagatacatgtataattgttatatacaAAGGATATcacattgtatataatatggTGTTACATAAGTAACAGAGTTAATCATACAAACTTATTTGTATTAGAGgcaaaatgtatatttttgttaatgaCGCATGATACAAGGAAATGCTAATATTTTTCACACTGAGCATAAGTTGTTTTAGAATATAAAGCTATCAAACATGtgacaaattatttatattcatggTTTTATATGGACATTTTTGTTACATATTCACGTGTTTGAATACTTTGAAGCTACGAATGCATGCGCAATTTAATAACCGAAGATCTATTAAGGATTTAAAGCaacttttttttgtaaaaagccGAATTACTTAATATAAAAGACAACTctttatcaataaaaataaattattaagaaaatgcTAGCTTCAAGGGTTAGATTTTGTTGTATACACCGCTGGTTCTAGTCTATAACATAGAACATATTACATCGAATTTatggttaaaaataattcttatttcACACGCagatgtaatttaaaataatttaatctcTAAGATACTGTTATAATGATGCTTTTAACAACAAACATGgctgaataaattttttgatCTTTGTATAtcgtttgttatttatattaagaattattCATCTTATTCTTTCACTATGCACATACATTTACGTAAGAAAATCAATAGCTAAACAGACTATGTACTTTATgtattctttcaattttttttttcatgtatatttttctaaattctaGTAACTTTTTGAATCTTACGTATGTATGATGTATAATCCGAACGTAATTCATTCATTGCATTCTTTCAGCATACAAATTTTTGCTACGAATTTTAGTATAAGCTcaagatatgtatatatagctTTTATGATATGTAAATAATGGCATCTATGCAAGTGGGGGATTAAATAACCTGATTATGCTACAAATGATCGAAGCAATTTATCATGCCAATTGCATGGACCGATAGTCTAACGTTGAGATTAGTAATTTTTTACAGTAAATACGAATGTCTAAGAAATCCTTTTCATCCGGATTATAAGAACAGACGTTGTCGTTACAAAGCTTACAAGGAAATTGTGGATTCTATGGATGTTTGTTGTTTAACAGTTTATGATTGTATCAAAAGGATTACCTGTGTAAAGGCCCAATACTGTTATGAGCTGTCTAAAATCAGTGCTGCAATTTCCTGTGAGAAGTTTTATAGACCAATAGCAAACTGGTTTCCAATAATCCATGAACTGTTTTTCCCATTTATACCAACTTATAATTGTACAAGTGATTGCTGCAAGGTACATATCAACTTATAACAAAACACattgtacaaattttatttatttattataacaattttgttaTAGATATGCAGTGACAAAACAGATACACATGAAAGTTATGACTATAAAGAAACACAGGAGCAGTCGACACGTCCAGTCCCTGCGGAATCGAGAGCATTAAGCACAGACTGTGGTTGTCCATATGAAACTTGTTATTGTGACAAATCGAATATAGCTAAACCTCGTATTCGTCTTaggtaatttatttcatttgcataGTGTTAATACATCACTGATTAATATTACtgtacataataaaatatattaaaacatgGTCCACTTAGGAAAGTAGAAAAATCACCTTTTTTCCTGGCGAAAGAGAAGGGTGTAACTACTTCGCAAACCACAGCAAGAGATTGCAAATATTACTTGCACCAGCAGAAAGTATCTCAAATTGATGTGGGGAGTAACATCAGAAGTATCAGTACTGAGCATGCGACTCAATCTGAACTTTCTTATTTCAAAACCGCATGTATAGCTTGTCAAGTGTGTATGGAAAATGAAGTACCTTTTAACTTGATAAAAAAAGATCTAGTAAATAGATTCTTGTCCTTAGTTCAATCAACGAGAATAAATGTAAAGTTTTTCAAAAGTTACAAGTAACATTAAATgtacgaaataattttcagaagGAGACAGACATTAGTTACACAGATTATGCTCCACCAGTGAAAGACattaaaggaagaaagaaaactgACGAGTTTGACATGTTCGGCAAGAGTGTTGCGTTTCAGTTGCGAAATATAAGTTTCGGTGAATATTGATAGcgtaatatattacaaaaataattattaagataaaattatttgtcttCAGAAATTGCTGTTAAATTGGAGAAACGAATACAAGATTTAATTGCACAAGAACGTCTGGATCATATGAAACTGAAATATTTGGATTGCTGTACAGCTTCTAGTTGCAGCGAATGTGCAGTTTTGCGCAAGGAAATGGTTTGCAGCTGCGGTCTTCCGGTAATCATGATCAAGGCAGATTCTTCCTGCGATTTCGATTGCAAGcaacgaatataatatttatgaattgtCTGTATTTGTTTAGTGCTTAGAAAAAAATCTTAtcaaagatataatatatgaatatatgaaatatgattCTATATGTTGGTTTTGGTATTAATGTATAGTATCGTagcaaaacaaaattaataaaataacgtaGAGTGATTTAACAAATGCTTCCGTTCGATGTATCGCGCGATCAAATTCAGTCGCGTTCTCTAACTGAAACTGATTTTATCTTGTGGATAgtcgtaaaattataaacgtATAAGAAACCGCAAACACTATTTTCATAGAGACACTGTATTAAAATACTGTTGGTAAATTCTTCGTATTATAAAATGTCGTCCAAATGGAACGAGAGATTAGTGATCAGTTTTTTAAAAGCGTACAAGCAGTATCCGTGCCTCTGGAACCCTTATCACAGACATTACTATAACTGCTATGAGAAGAACAAGGCATTGCAAAAAATTATCAACGATCTCTGCATACCCGGCTTTACCGTAACCGATTATTTGCACCAGATCAAGAGCATAAGAGAAAAGTAATGTACGATCGGAATTTTTGGTAATAAATATTGTGAAagagataaaagagaaaataaaaaacatcatGAACgaatgtaatttctttttaaaatgattattttgCGTTTAATAATCGGAATTCACAGTACTGAATGGAGAAGAATAAACAGCCTTCTTCATTTACTGTAGTCTTATGACCTTCATGTCATCTTAAATGCAAAAACATtgtttaatctaattttttaaacatcgaagcaaacattgaaaattaatacgaAATGTTCTCTATACAGAgcattaaacaaatttttatcttaaaaatatttaacaaactaTGTTATTGATTGATTTTAGAGATGATTACTTTTTAACATCAATGGTTACAAAACTATTTATGAAAACAATGATTCTCATTGGCACAGATATAAATTGGAACAAACACGAACAATCCAAAGTCTACAATCTCAGAAACAATATAAATCACCATTCTCCTGGTACAATGTAGTAGCAGGCATGTTGGCGAAGGTGATTGATGACGAAGAAAGGCAGAGCGGTCAACTTCATGAACAAGAAATGACTTCTGCTGTTAGATCCTTGAGCAGTGATAGTATAAAAACTTCacaggaaagaaaaagagtaaGCCTAGAAGcaaaatttatggaaattcatCCATGTAATAATGCCACCAGCGGTCGGATGATTTCAAAGAGGAGCAAATCGCAGGAAAAACCATCTTGTCTGGATGGAAAACGTAATTCAATGAGGGAAACGATAACAACagaaaaaagggagaaaagagTAAAGTATGTTCCTTGTCCATCCTTTAgatcaaagaaaaatgatttgaGGGATCATGAAATAGATGAACTTTTGTATTACAAACCCACCAGAGATGTAGAATCTCAAGAGATAggtaaaaaatttgttcgaaAAATAACTTTGTAAAGAAATATGATAGAGTACGAATAGTTTAGTTTTTTCTAACtttaagaagaatattttccagCTATTCCAAATACTTCCATGGATACCAGATTTAACCGTGATTTTCCTTTAACGAAAGCAAACGGTAACAGTTATGAATTACCATTTTTAAAATGTCCACTGTGTGGTTGGGAAGATGTGAAACATGAGCAAACTGAATGTAACaaaaacgagagaagaaattatatttcttgttCGGAATACAATAAGAATCTTTCTGATGGATACAGCCCGTGTGCCGGATGTGACAGTGTCACGCGTGATAGTAtgtaaaaaatcaatttttattatagagaaatatctgtttgaaatttgaatgaaATCCTAAAATTTGGATGTATGTGCAGATACCAACTTAAATTTATTGTCTATTTTATTCAGATTTACCTTTCCGATCCATGGGAATTACTGATCtatcagaatatttaaaaaagtatgTGAACAACTCCGAGGATTTGGAATTTCTACAGACATTATCAAGACATGCATCTTTTGCATCTTTGATAATAAGACATCCATCTGTTGTAACTTTAATAACAGGACTCTCTGCAAGGGCATCAATTACTTCAGCCATGAAACCTATTCaaattacgaagaaatatGCTTATACAGAAGTAGAACAAAGCGAAGATCCAAAAAGggttttaacaaataatattcccGCATCCATATCGGTTCAAACGCAAGTTCTACAGGCGGACCCTGTAGTAACAGGTAAATTACAATTGGGTAGCATAGAAGCTTCTACCCAACTAGTTCTGCCAGATCCGGATAAACATTCAAAACTAATTGAATTCGTACCAAAAGATGTTTCTCGAGATACGAAAAAGGAACAAGGTACAGAATCAGAACCACTTGCAATTGAAACGCGATTTTCTATTGGAAGGAAAAAACGTGAAATAGGTGTCAACGCAATGGATTTTTTTGACAAAGCGGTGCAAAATACAGTTTGTATATCAATTCAAACTACAGATGAAATTGATGAAAAAGGGAAAGAgcaagataaatattataagactGATACGATAGAGATGAAGGAAGTAGCAATAAATGTGGTAGATCAAGCTTCGAAAGGAATACAGAGTAGTATCTGTGTATCACGAGGAAATTTAGCCTACCGTATGTCTTTTGAAAAGATGGTAGAATTTGGTACTACCATGTCCTTGCATCAAGTGCGTAGCGTCGGTTGCGTGACAGCGGAAAAGATCAAAGAATTCAAATCGAACTTCGTACAATGCGtttctaaagaaaaatttcctttGGCTCGATCCAAGTCTGATGATTCTGTGAAACGTTGTGCTCGTCGAGATACGGAATTGAAACATTTTgtggaaaaagaaagtaagCATTTTAAGTGGTACTGCTTTGCAGCTTAGCAAAATATAATGCAATACTATGCATATAAAACactaattttgtaaaattgttttaattgaTAGCACAAGAATTTGAGGATTCATGCACAACAGATACGTGTCCATTGAATATACTACATCTTAGTAGAGATCCCACCATGCTCTCAGTTTTACAACAACTTCtgcagaaaatattatttatacacgAACAAAAAATGCAaggtataaaattaaacagaTCCTTATAAGTTTATGtatcaattttcataatttaacgAGGTTTAATTTcagacaaatataaatatcacctaaaagaaaattgtttcatcgACATGGACAAAATGGTGACAGCAATCaaagaatatataatgatGCTAGAGCCAAGTGTTATCAGAGATGATGTGAAAGAATTTCATGAAAAGGTTGATAAGAAGTCATCTTTGACAGAAGTTCGAAGACGACCAAGTTTGAAGGAAATTGGCACGTTTACCATGTGTAATGATAAATTAACCATGACTGAAGAAGATATTTTCGAATTAATATTGCAATCCACATCCACGAAAATGGATAAAAAACAAGGAATCGTGGAAGACAGTATATTGCTATTAGAGAAAATGAAGAGGAAATATCCAATGATAGACAAAGAAGTTTGTACTCATTTGAATTGTAAAGATGTTGGTATCAGTGGGTCGTTGATGCAGCTGTGCAATCGCGACATAGAAGTTCAAGGTGATACTCGATTGTTCAAGGACTCTGTATGTGTCGCAAAGTATGAAGATATAACAGAAAGAATAAGCGTGGGTACCCAGAAACGAGATCCGATACTGGTTCGAGTGATCAAGTGCAATGAAAGTCAGGCGGTAGTAAGGTCGGATAAAGAAACGTTAACTATGAAGAAGGATGTACATTTTGAAAAGAAATGTATAAGCAAACGTGTAGAAACATGCGGTCGAACGACTTGCATTCCGTCCACTGTTTGTAAAATAACAAACGAAGCCAATTTAAAATCTACTCTTCGTAAAGAGCGCGAAAATGAAATGATCGATAGTTATGATATATGcgatataaattgtaaaggaAAAATATCTTATGATTGGACTGATGTAACAAATGATATACTTTCAAATGTTACTAATTCGAAAATTCCGATATGCATGAGACcactacaaaaatatacatacactagaagcaaataattaaacattaggattaatataacatataaaatacataaataaatcttgtaataaaaagatatggaattttatttgagaAATAAGTATGATCTTAAAATGACTTTGATCTCATATTAACTTTTCCTTTTggatattgttatattttttaaatctattattgtatcatttttttattctttaaaattgtatctttaaaaatatcttgtttATATCAGCATATAGAAACAGTTGTTATCACAATTGAAGATCGTTTTAAACGCATTGGTATATCAGGCTACCATATCTTCAGAAATGAGCAATAACTTTGATGCAGATCAAAGATTAAGAGAAATACCTTAAATTCTAGAGAACtctttatatacatttacatatatagaCAGAGAAAGGTGTGATTTTTAGAGGAACTCCGTaatttttcgatgaaattagCTGCAATTAAAGAAGCTAACTGTTAAGAGAATCCCGTATAGTTGTTAGATTGGATCACGTGAATCGGTTCGTTCAGTAGAACGAGAATCCTTGGTTCAATTTCGAAGTCAATATCTTGTTATATTCAGGACAGGCAATTTCGTGGTTTTTCACCTGACAGTCCGAGAACTTATGGCAGGCCTCATGTTTCATGTAGCGTTGATATGAACGTATAAGGACGGATCGGAACGCTTTTACGTATTTACGTAGTGTCTACGCTAACGCGACAACACAGAAATATCTTGTTAAAAACAGATTGAGTAACGCTATAGATTAATCGCTTTAACTGCATATGCATAATCCATCATGTACGTCAATTGGGAAAAATGCCTAAACTGCGCACAGTGCGATATACAAAAATCGAAATAGctattatttgattttgatcTTATTATTCGATGACATAATCAGTCTGTAAGTATATAAATGTTAAGTAATAATTCCCCCCAAAATCGAtagagaattattaaaaattgtttgtacATTAAAATCTAATCATTTGAAAATTAGCTCACttattcattatatattcttctttattaattcttcTTAAATAATGTTTGTTACACTTTAAATATGGAGAATTTGAGcaaagatatgtataattttaattttcaaattaaaaattttttttctttctttaaagagtaatgtaaaaaaatggtttaaattattctgtaattttgattgttttttgtttaaaaaatattgcactaCATTGCtatatataatctttttctattacaaactaCTATATTGAACGTTCTTTATTTCTTAAGTGAAATCCATTCATAATAGTGACTTGGTTGAAAAATGGATTTCTGACCACatttatttcaagaaaatttttaatgttactCAAAATCTCTATCCTTTATTAAATGCTGGCACAATATCTGACGAAATGGAAGggaaaataaatgatttctggacaaaaaaatggaaagattATTCCCGGCATCTGCactatttatttaaacgtCATCGTGTGTGTTTagacaaagaaataaatattcaagataTTTTAACTAAGGGAGGGAGTAAGGAAAATACTAACAAAGATTTGATAAATAGACTTTTACTTACCTCGGACCATCTAATAAAGGATTAAATTTTAGGAACACTgtacattatatgtattttgtgaTCTTTGTACTAAATGCTTATTCGAATACTGTACT is a window encoding:
- the LOC139993451 gene encoding mitogen-activated protein kinase p38b isoform X1, whose amino-acid sequence is MPQFHKIEINRTEWEVPERYQMLTPVGSGAYGQVCSAVDTKTGQKVAIKKLARPFQSAVHAKRTYRELRMLKHMNHENVIGLLDVFHPSSSLEDFQQVYLVTHLMGADLNNIVRTQKLSDDHVQFLVYQILRGLKYIHSASIIHRDLKPSNIAVNEDCELKILDFGLARPTENEMTGYVATRWYRAPEIMLNWMHYNQTVDIWSVGCIMAELLTGRTLFPGTDHIHQLNLIMEILGTPRDEFMQKISSESARNYIQSLPPLKKKNFKEVFRGANPLAIDLLELMLELDAEKRITAEQALAHPYLAQYADPTDEPVSLPYDQSFEDMDLPVEKWKELVYHEVINFVPQQLPAMASTIESSS
- the LOC139993451 gene encoding mitogen-activated protein kinase p38b isoform X2 gives rise to the protein MPQFHKIEINRTEWEVPERYQMLTPVGSGAYGQVCSAVDTKTGQKVAIKKLARPFQSAVHAKRTYRELRMLKHMNHENVIGLLDVFHPSSSLEDFQQVYLVTHLMGADLNNIVRTQKLSDDHVQFLVYQILRGLKYIHSASIIHRDLKPSNIAVNEDCELKILDFGLARPTENEMTGYVATRWYRAPEIMLNWMHYNQTVDIWSVGCIMAELLTGRTLFPGTDHIDHLTRVLVLCGTPTEETLSKITSQEARNYIQSLPPLKKKNFKEVFRGANPLAIDLLELMLELDAEKRITAEQALAHPYLAQYADPTDEPVSLPYDQSFEDMDLPVEKWKELVYHEVINFVPQQLPAMASTIESSS
- the LOC139993451 gene encoding mitogen-activated protein kinase p38a isoform X3 yields the protein MLKHMNHENVIGLLDVFHPSSSLEDFQQVYLVTHLMGADLNNIVRTQKLSDDHVQFLVYQILRGLKYIHSASIIHRDLKPSNIAVNEDCELKILDFGLARPTENEMTGYVATRWYRAPEIMLNWMHYNQTVDIWSVGCIMAELLTGRTLFPGTDHIHQLNLIMEILGTPRDEFMQKISSESARNYIQSLPPLKKKNFKEVFRGANPLAIDLLELMLELDAEKRITAEQALAHPYLAQYADPTDEPVSLPYDQSFEDMDLPVEKWKELVYHEVINFVPQQLPAMASTIESSS
- the LOC139993450 gene encoding uncharacterized protein isoform X1; its protein translation is MPIAWTDSLTLRLVIFYSKYECLRNPFHPDYKNRRCRYKAYKEIVDSMDVCCLTVYDCIKRITCVKAQYCYELSKISAAISCEKFYRPIANWFPIIHELFFPFIPTYNCTSDCCKICSDKTDTHESYDYKETQEQSTRPVPAESRALSTDCGCPYETCYCDKSNIAKPRIRLRKVEKSPFFLAKEKGVTTSQTTARDCKYYLHQQKVSQIDVGSNIRSISTEHATQSELSYFKTACIACQVCMENEVPFNLIKKDLKETDISYTDYAPPVKDIKGRKKTDEFDMFGKSVAFQLRNISFEIAVKLEKRIQDLIAQERLDHMKLKYLDCCTASSCSECAVLRKEMVCSCGLPVIMIKADSSCDFDCKQRI
- the LOC139993450 gene encoding uncharacterized protein isoform X2: MPIAWTDSLTLRLVIFYSKYECLRNPFHPDYKNRRCRYKAYKEIVDSMDVCCLTVYDCIKRITCVKAQYCYELSKISAAISCEKFYRPIANWFPIIHELFFPFIPTYNCTSDCCKICSDKTDTHESYDYKETQEQSTRPVPAESRALSTDCGCPYETCYCDKSNIAKPRIRLRKVEKSPFFLAKEKGVTTSQTTARDCKYYLHQQKVSQIDVGSNIRSISTEHATQSELSYFKTACIACQKETDISYTDYAPPVKDIKGRKKTDEFDMFGKSVAFQLRNISFEIAVKLEKRIQDLIAQERLDHMKLKYLDCCTASSCSECAVLRKEMVCSCGLPVIMIKADSSCDFDCKQRI
- the LOC139993450 gene encoding uncharacterized protein isoform X3 → MPIAWTDSLTLRLVIFYSKYECLRNPFHPDYKNRRCRYKAYKEIVDSMDVCCLTVYDCIKRITCVKAQYCYELSKISAAISCEKFYRPIANWFPIIHELFFPFIPTYNCTSDCCKICSDKTDTHESYDYKETQEQSTRPVPAESRALSTDCGCPYETCYCDKSNIAKPRIRLRKVEKSPFFLAKEKGVTTSQTTARDCKYYLHQQKVSQIDVGSNIRSISTEHATQSELSYFKTACIACQETDISYTDYAPPVKDIKGRKKTDEFDMFGKSVAFQLRNISFEIAVKLEKRIQDLIAQERLDHMKLKYLDCCTASSCSECAVLRKEMVCSCGLPVIMIKADSSCDFDCKQRI
- the LOC139993450 gene encoding uncharacterized protein isoform X4, yielding MPIAWTDSLTLRLVIFYSKYECLRNPFHPDYKNRRCRYKAYKEIVDSMDVCCLTVYDCIKRITCVKAQYCYELSKISAAISCEKFYRPIANWFPIIHELFFPFIPTYNCTSDCCKICSDKTDTHESYDYKETQEQSTRPVPAESRALSTDCGCPYETCYCDKSNIAKPRIRLRKVEKSPFFLAKEKGVTTSQTTARDCKYYLHQQKVSQIDVGSNIRSISTEHATQSELSYFKTACIACQVCMENELQVTLNVRNNFQKETDISYTDYAPPVKDIKGRKKTDEFDMFGKSVAFQLRNISFEIAVKLEKRIQDLIAQERLDHMKLKYLDCCTASSCSECAVLRKEMVCSCGLPVIMIKADSSCDFDCKQRI